In Canis lupus familiaris isolate Mischka breed German Shepherd chromosome 9, alternate assembly UU_Cfam_GSD_1.0, whole genome shotgun sequence, a single window of DNA contains:
- the APOH gene encoding beta-2-glycoprotein 1 precursor (The RefSeq protein has 1 substitution compared to this genomic sequence) — translation MISLGLILFSSVLCHVATAGRTCPKPDDIPFATVVPLKTFYDPGEQIAYTCQPGYVFRGLTRRFTCPLTGVWPTNTVRCIPRVCPFAGILENGAVRYTTFEYPNTISFACNTGFYLNGSSSAKCTEEGKWSVDLPVCTRVTCPPPSVPKFATLSVFKPLATNNSLYGNKAVFECLPHYAMFGNDTITCTAHGNWTTLPECREVKCPFPSRPDNGFVNYPAKQILYYKDKAMYGCHDTYTLDGPEVVECNKFGNWSAQPSCKASCKLSVKKATVLYQGERVKLQEKFKDGMLHGQKVSFYCKNKEKKCSYTEDAECIDGTIEIPKCFKEHSSLAFWKTDASDVKPC, via the exons ATGATTTCTCTGGGGCTCATCTTGTTCTCGAGTGTTCTCTGCCATGTTGCTACTGCAGGACGGA CTTGTCCCAAACCAGATGATATACCATTTGCCACAGTTGTTCCATTAAAAACATTCTATGACCCAGGGGAGCAGATAGCGTACACCTGCCAGCCTGGCTATGTGTTCCGAGGTCTGATGAGACGGTTCACCTGCCCTCTGACAGGAGTTTGGCCCACGAACACCGTGAGGTGTATAC CCAGAGTATGTCCTTTTGCTGGAATCTTAGAAAATGGAGCTGTACGCTATACAACTTTTGAATATCCCAACACGATCAGTTTTGCTTGTAACACTGG GTTTTATCTAAATGGAAGTAGCTCTGCTAAATGCACCGAGGAAGGAAAATGGAGTGTTGACCTTCCTGTCTGTACTC gTGTAACCTGCCCTCCCCCATCCGTACCTAAGTTTGCAACACTTAGTGTTTTTAAGCCATTGGCTACAAACAACTCCCTCTATGGAAACAAGGCTGTCTTTGAATGTTTGCCACACTATGCTATGTTTGGAAATGATACAATTACCTGCACAGCACATGGAAATTGGACTACATTACCAGAATGCAGAG AAGTAAAATGCCCATTCCCATCAAGACCAGACAATGGGTTTGTGAACTATCCTGCAAAACAAATCCTTTATTACAAGGATAAAGCCATGTATGGTTGCCATGATACGTATACCTTGGATGGCCCAGAAGTAGTGGAATGTAACAAATTTGGAAACTGGTCTGCACAACCAAGTTGTAAAG CATCTTGTAAATTATCTGTTAAAAAAGCTACTGTGCTATACCAAGGAGAGAGAGTAAAGCTTCAAGAAAAATTTAAGGATGGAATGCTGCATGGTCAAAAAGTTTCTTTCTACTGcaagaataaggaaaagaagtGTAGCTACACAGAAGATGCTGAGTGCATAGATGGCACCATTGAAATCCCCAAATGCTTCAAGG AACACAGCTCTCTGGCTTTCTGGAAAACCGATGCATCAGATGTAAAGCCATGCTAA